One part of the Clarias gariepinus isolate MV-2021 ecotype Netherlands chromosome 24, CGAR_prim_01v2, whole genome shotgun sequence genome encodes these proteins:
- the wnt11f2 gene encoding protein Wnt-11, translating to MKSLLMTSLLILTSARLTAGISWLGLTVNGSSVGWNETQHCRLLHALVPDQQQLCRRNLELMRSVVRAAELTKTSCTHTFRDMRWNCSSVERAPHFSPDLAKGTRESAFVFSLSAAVLSHTISRACSSGELPSCSCAPPPAEQASPEFRWGGCGDNLHFGLQMGAAFSDATLNSRRSASPAVRLMHLHNNAVGRQALMDSLETKCKCHGVSGSCSVKTCWKSLLDVGHVSAQLKARYLSATKVTARQVGTRRYLVPRDMEVRPVLDTELVYLVSSPDYCTSNAKHGSYGTIDRQCNKTSSGSGSCNLMCCGRGYNTYTEQVEERCHCRYHWCCYVTCKKCTHTVERHVCK from the exons ATGAAGAGCCTGCTGATGACGTCACTGCTGATCTTGACGAGCGCGCGCCTGACCGCGGGGATCTCCTGGCT gggtCTGACGGTGAACGGCAGCTCAGTGGGGTGGAACGAGACGCAGCACTGCCGCTTGCTGCATGCGCTGGTGCCGGACCAGCAGCAGCTGTGCAGGAGGAACCTGGAGCTGATGCGCAGCGTGGTGCGAGCGGCCGAGCTCACCAAGACGTCCTGCACACACACCTTCAGGGACATGCGCTGGAACTGCTCGTCTGTGGAGCGCGCACCCCACTTCAGCCCCGACCTGGCCAAGG GTACACGCGAGTCTGCGTTCGTCTTCTCTCTCTCCGCGGCGGTTCTCAGTCACACCATTTCCCGCGCATGTTCCTCTGGCGAGTTGCCCAGTTGTTCGTGCGCACCCCCCCCAGCGGAGCAGGCGTCCCCGGAGTTCCGCTGGGGCGGGTGTGGCGATAACCTGCACTTCGGCTTGCAGATGGGCGCCGCCTTCTCCGACGCCACACTGAACAGCAGACGCTCCGCCTCCCCCGCCGTCCGCCTCATGCACCTGCACAACAACGCTGTGGGTCGACAG GCTCTGATGGACTCTTTGGAGACGAAGTGTAAGTGTCACGGCGTCTCAGGCTCGTGTTCGGTGAAGACGTGCTGGAAGTCGCTCCTGGACGTGGGTCACGTCTCGGCTCAGCTCAAAGCCCGTTACCTGTCGGCCACCAAGGTGACGGCGCGCCAGGTGGGCACACGCCGCTATCTGGTTCCCCGGGACATGGAGGTGAGACCGGTCCTGGACACTGAGCTGGTTTACCTGGTCAGCTCACCTGATTACTGCACCTCTAACGCCAAGCATGGCTCATACGGAACCATTGACAG GCAGTGTAATAAAACATCAAGTGGGAGTGGCAGTTGCAACCTGATGTGTTGTGGGCGGGGCTACAACACCTATACAGAGCAGGTGGAGGAGCGATGTCACTGCAGGTACCACTGGTGTTGCTACGTCACCTGtaagaaatgcacacacaccgTCGAGAGACATGTCTGCAAGTGA